The genomic window ctcatttttcaaccaaattggttgaaattttggtcaagtaattttcgacgaagcccggactttggtatattgcatttcagcttggaggcataaaatttaattaatgagtttgctcattaaagttgtcattaaaatcgatttttttgcaaacacatttaaaattgattgcatcgtattcttcatcacattttaaatctaaaaatatatacatgtcatgtttactcttaacatgtgatcacaattaacgaaaatagattaattagtcaagattaaaatttaagaaatcgatccaaaaatgatttaatcgtattctttatcattttctgattccaaaaacatatagacatgataggttgtattcaaaacaagctcagaaagttaacaagaaaacagaaaagcgcgctttcctgtttagcacaatacgctatcgcgctaatctggcgtgtcaatatcactacgttttgcacgtgggatgtgagcgatttccttcacgcggggattgacgaagctgtactgtctgggtgaaaaaatacagtgcgttcagtttcattccgtgagttcgacagcttgactaaatgtagtttcctccgaaagcggcgtatggctgcctaaatggcggggtaaaaacggtcatacacgtaaaagccgtgggagtttcagcccatgaacgaacaaacaaactaaatgtagtaatttcgccttacgcgacttgttttcttgtttgtttgaagaTAAtccattgtttttgttgttgttttctgttttgaaaGTATACATGTATGGgtggtgtttatttttttttactttcaggtttttggctcacgtaagtgtagcctatgcgatgctaacttttgtctgtctgtgcgtgcgtgcgtatgtatgtatgtatgtatgtatgtctgtggtagaaactttaacatttgaagacgtcacattatggcgtaagagggttagacgtcacgcgaaggaattactgaaagtctcggtcattgttattttgagcgggccgagactagttggcagtcgtgtccctgtaagtaggcttgcagacaaacagatctagatctagtgtctcgctttcttgcacagtgtcacctatgcttactgtgtgtgtgtgtgtgtgacggagtgattgagtttgtgttactgtttgtcgatttcttacgtgagccttgatggctttgcctcttgtttgtttgattttggttttttgtttgtttaaatgtACGTTCTGTTCAATTTtggttctctttcttttctagGATAACATTTTTAATGCCTTTCATGATGAGGAATAGATcacatttgttttcatttgatcAGGATAAACTTATTAGATCATTTTACAACAGACTTAATttttgattgactgactgattgatgtATTCAGGTGCAGGGCCCTTACAACCATAATGGGTCAGCTAAGCTTGACCATCATCCATTCTTTCCTTACCACCCTTTTAGAAACAATCCGTTCTCTAAAACAATCATTTCTCAGTAAAACAACCAGTTCTCAGTAAAACAACCAGTTCTCAGTAAAACAACCAGTTCTCAGTAACTCAGTCAAACAATCAGTTCTCAGTCAAACAACCAGTTCTCAGTAACTCAGTCAATCAGTTCTCAGTCAAACAACCAGTTCTCAGTAAAACAACCAGTTCTCAGTCAAACAACCAGTTCTCAGTAAAACAACCAGTTCTCAGTAACTCAGTCAAACAATCAGTTCTCAGTCAAACAACCAGTTCTCAGTAAAACAACCAGTTCTCAGTCAAACAACCAGTTCTCAGTAAAACAACCAGTTCTCAGTCAAACAACCAGTTCTCAGTAAAACAACCAGTTCTCAGTAAAACAACCAGTTCTCAGTCAAACAACCAGTTCTCAGTCAAACAACCAGTTCTCAGTAAAACAACCCAATTTACAAACCTGCACACAGTCCAACTTTTGAGAACACCAAGGAAGActaacaaaagaaacaaaatgtgaatgtcttaattcttcttcttcgttcatggggtaaaattcccacattcactcatgtttttgcatgagtgggtttttaacgtgtatgactgtttttaccctgccattcaggcgaATGTCTTAATTAAAACGCTAAACTTTTTTACTTTCTTTCACTAATGGCGTCATTACACTTGTCTTCCACCAGGATCCAGTTCCTGACGGAGAAAGCATCAGAGTGCGAAGGGGAGTTCTCCAAGAAGTTACAGGAGGAGAAAGACCAGAAGGAAAAGCCACAGCCGCACCACATGGCAAAGTCCTACTCAGCTCTTGGCTTCTCCCATCCCTCTTCGGCATTTTCAGGTAAACAATTGACTATTTTTGGAAATGAGACTAAAAACCTCAGGAATTGAGAAGAAGATTTCTCTgataatagacgaattccaaaaatgactccgtcgggtttgtattggttgtggaagagtgaccttttcttgcaaaacctcgtacaaacattggaggggccaatcactagcgaggggtgtgttggAAACACATGCGTAAAAaagtcactctcccacaacccacacaaacccgacggagtaaTTTTCGGAATTTGTTTATTACCAGAGAAATCTTCTTCTCGATTCCTGAGGGTTTTACTCTCATGGTCACCTtgtatagctattctgatagacacgtgggggaattcgggggctgtgattggatggtctcacacatccccaTTCCGATCATCAAAGGATAACGCTACGGAAGTTGGTAATCTTTTGCCGATATCcctaacaaagacgcatggttctgATTTCTTCtgcgtgtataaagtacacgcatacctctccaggtttgtttctgtgacttgtcgacagacgatgccatttgcttttttatatttagtcaagttttgactaaatattttaacatcgagggggaatcgaaacgagggtcgtggtgtatgtgcgtgtgtgtgtgtgtctgtgtgtctgtgtgtgtgtgtgtgtgtgtgtgtagagcgattcagactaaactactggaccgatctttatgaaatttgacatgagagtttctgggtatgaaatccccgaacgtttttttcatttttttgataaatgtctttgatgacgtcatatccggcttttcgtgaaagttgaggcggcactgtcacgccctcatttgtcaaccaaattggttgaaattttggtcaagtaatcttcgacgaagcccggggttcggtattgcatttcagcttggtggcttaaaaattaattaatgactttggtcattaaaaatctgaaaattgtaaaaaaaaataaaaatttataaaacgatccaaatttacgtttatcttattctccatcatttgctgattcccaaaaacatataaatatgttatattcggattaaaaacaagctctgaaaattaaatatataaaaattattatcaaaattaaattgtccaaatcaatttaaaaacactttcatcttattccttgtcggttcctgattccaaaaacatatagatatgatatgtttggattaaaaacacgctcagaaagttaaaacaaagagaggtacagaaaagcgtgctatccttcttagcgcaactactaccccgctcttcttgtcaatttcactgcctttgccatgagcggtggactgacgatgctacgagtatacggtcttgctgaaaaatggcattgcgttcactttcattctgtgagttcgacagctacttgactaaatattgtattttcgccttacgcgacttgttttgttttgttttttgttgcttacCGTACATGAAATACCTTACGTGTAATTTTGTTATATCCCAATTTTGTTTATATAATACTTCTGATTCTGTGTTTGCAGTGAACTCGAGCCGAGAGCGTGGTCGTTCCATACAAAGCGCCATGCAGCTGAAACGTTACAGGTCGGACTGGGAGCCGCTCAGCATGAAAGCTCTGGTGGAGTACAAGAAACAAGTGTACACAGAAGGCGAAGGAGAGTTCGAACATGGCCGCACGAAGATGTGGCCTGTCAAAGCTGCCTCAACCACTGCATGATTCTTGTTACTTCTTAGTGAGAGGAAAACGCAAAAAAATCTAGCTGTGATTTCTAAAAAATATATACTACTTACATCACAGACTGATTTAAAGGTGTTGACAAATATTTGCCTGTAATAAAGATATATCTGTTATTTTTCCCAAATAAGAAGAACGCAAAAGACTGAATTAATTGAGCTTGTCTAACATTCTTTACCTTAGATCACAGAATGAGTAAAAAGTCTGCAGAGATCAAACAAACTTGAAATAAAGACAAATTTTAGATTTGTTTTCACAAGAAGTTAAAGGATAACACAAAAGGCTGTGATTTGAGCTTGTTTGGCATTCTTTAACTTTGGTCACAGGATGAGTTACAGTTTTAGACAAATATCTGATTTGTTTTATAAGTATGTGTATGATTTATGGCTATATTTAGTGGTTTAAGAAGAAATGAGGTGGAGTGAGTCCAGGGAATGAAGTTTGCACAACAGATTTCGAGTAAAAGTTCTCCCTATTGGTGTTAACGCTATTTCTACTTGTACCCCAAAACAAATGTAATCTAACTTATTATCAGTGTTTCACCTCTGCTAACATTTTACTACCTGAACGAGCTTCATACAAGCATATTACTTGATAAAGCATTCCAAATTTACATGTGTCATATTACAGCATTTGAGACAAAGCATTCCAAGTTTACATATGTGTCATAATCACAGCATTTGAAACCAAATTTCACAGAATTGTTCACTGAAgctttttttaatgtattttaagactgtttttgttgttttctaaaGGCATATTCACACCTGAACATCAAAGTCTACCATTCTTATCGTTTCTTGCCATATTTTGCTTTAAAACAATTTGAAACACcacttgatgaaaaaataaaatcacTGTACATTTTGCACAAAACATTTTATGTGTGCTTAATTTGTAAGCTCTGCTGTGATATGTAAAATACTTAAAATAATGTGCACATGTAGAAAGTATACactgttttacacacacaaaagaaaacatTCCAAACTGTCAGTTGTAAATGAATGTGTGccattttaaaaagaaaaaaaattatgtcTTGTTCTCGACCTAGCAGATGCAGTTTGTAAACTATAATGCCTTGAGCAGTTTCTTGGAAATTTTCTTCACGTTTTTTTCCGCTCACTTTGTCTTAACTTCTGTTTCTTCGTTATTACTGCTCCTtgtacagggtgggccataaaaagtgtccacatttaatttgttaatatttttcctgtaaagtgatattttcttttctgtttcagatagaatttgagacaagcatcttagaattcttttaaagcctgaatggatcgcattccagtacaggaaaggaccaaaatcgttgaactttactttgctaccaattctgtggttctcgcccagcgcgctttttggagagagttccctggcacacactgtccatgtgcgagaactgtggataaattcagggttatgtcctttattgttatctgcgagactaccagtgttcctgaatttatccacgaggcgcttcacagttctcgcacatggacagtgtgtgccagggaactctctccgaaaagcgcgctgggcgagaaccacagaattggcagcaaagtaaagttcaacgattttggtcctttcctgtactggaatgcgatccattcaggctttaaaagaattctaagatgcttgtctcaaattctatctgaaacagaaaagaaaatatcactttacaggaaaaatattaacaaattaaatgtggacactttttatggcccaccctgacAATTGTTcagtggaacctctcttttATGATCCCACGATTTAagacccctcccccaccccttttaagatcttgctttctcagattttctgtccataacctTGTAAATTTACCTACATTTCaagagactccctccttttaagaacTGATTTGTTGAAGTCTtacaagaggggttccactgttcttgTACATAGTAAAGCAAAAGATTCCAAGCAATTCCGTCCAGCCCTTACCTGAAATTAAGGGCCTACCAGTCACTGATGTCTGGTGCTAGCGATCGACCACAGTTTACCTGCAGGTATCTTTTTATCTCTCCGTATCGTAGAAAGTGTTAACAAACATACACGTCCATCTGGAACACGATGACAATGTATGTGTGGGTTGTCTGCACGAGAAAGGCTGTAGaagcatttttttgttttttaattaaacaATATAGCCCCTGCCCTTTTTGCCCTTTTGTCACAGGCACAGCTGTACTTTCATGTCATTCATTCACCAAATACTGTACTAAATTTAATTACAGTATTATACAATGCAAGTTGATCAATAAGTAACCTTGCGAAAAAAAATAATCCTGCTCAGCCACAGATTCTCCAGCAGGCAACCCTTCTTAACACTTTGTCCTGGTCTTTTTCAACCCATCACCAATTCAGCGTCGACCCTTAGTTACACATTGTCTGTCCCCCCTGTCTGTGTCACCAGTATATGTCATAGTGAAGTACAAAAACCCATGAAAGTATCCAACTTAGGTTCACTGGTAAACCAGAAACTCATCAcactagtttttgttttttaattctctcATCTACAGCCTCCAGAATCATTCTCAGTGtcttactgttgttgttgctgttgcactcGGAAAGTTTTCTTACCCAGAGATGTGTACCAATTAAATTCTAGCATTCTGATCTTCCTGTGTTAAATGTTTTTACTATCATTTTTTACTTACTTTCTGTGTATATAGTTACCTAACGATGCCTTTTGAATGTCCAATCCTTGATGTTGTTACTATAATGTACAGATCCACAGGTATATCACTTTCACAATTGTACCAGTTTTGACATATTTTGGAATTTTGCAGAATTAAATAAATCCCATTGTGCTTGCTTCTTATTTCCAGAAGTATAAGCTTCCATATCTAAAAGAAATTGAGAAATGATTTTTCTGTCTACGCCTCAAGCAATTTTATATCTCCTTAATATAGCAGAATAATGTGTTTATAAAGAAGTTCAACACAAAACAATTGTTTACTGTTGTGTTtctcagtatgtgtgtgtgtgtgtgtgtgtcagtaagtcaaatcaaatcaaatcaaatctaaCAGGGTAAAAGTAACCCTTTCCTACATACCTTGCTAACTTGCAAACATCTTCAGGAAAAAAAGGACTCGCACTGACAGCTAGTAAAAGTAAGCTAGGGAGAAGTTGGAGGCggtcaagggagacaactcttgtAAAGTATTGAAACGAGAAAATGTTTCATTTGCCTCCCTTGCTCAACAGAGTCGCCCTTTCGGCTTCAGCTCATGTATCTACTGGGTGTCCATTCCCGATTACCACAACAGCATTGCCTGATTGATCATGAATTGGAAAATTCATAAGTAAAATCAATGAAACGAAAATGATACACAGAATAATCATTAAAAAAATGCATTAGTAAATGACAAATAAATCGAACAAACACACCCACTTTTGACACAGACAGCGTAACTGTTCAAACAAGATCAGAAAAAAGAGAACCTTCAACTGAATACAGCAACAAAAGTGGAACAAAATGTACACTGGgctttaaccctttcgctgccaatcaaaacttgcgtatgtgcattcctgactgccagggaatattggagttcggggtgtaataattcacaaaaaattctagctccaaactggcagtaggtaggtaagtaaaacctatgttatttttaagggaaattgaaccaagaatctgtttttagtgtctaatcatggaaataataattagtttggcttataatgatgtttaaatatgaacttttgaaaaatcagtccggcgcaacTTCCGGTGCCTggggatcaaacacaggtggctgttttgctcgctccaagaaagaattataatcactatcatctacctgtttccaacgaatcgtccttcccctgtcagtatccataatcatttgcaccgcctgtagcgtcagtccggctttgtttttccctactagggcccggtcgactgtcaccgtcagccattttgacgagtcgagatttctctcccctaccctgtcgccaaggccgaaaatagccttcagacgcaaaaccgcgtcaccatttatgtttattcatgagaatgaggtatcctaccaagccattggctgctatttttgtgtcagcagtgacatagcatttctggaaaatcccggaacggagaagacgggtaaacccgtcttaaGGCGCTgtggctgcacaagcgcatgacgggtatacccgtcctaaggcagtcaagtggttaaGATGAATTTTTAAATCATATAAAATGACCAATATAGGTACCGATTATATTTCCATCATAACTCACCATACAAATTGTACACCAAAATCAAAAACAGCCACTGTTCAAGATCGCAGTCTTTTGTAATCAGCACAGTGATGCAGCACAAAGAAGAAGTGAATCGTCTCAACCAGCAATCATACCGTCAGGACTCACAAGACCGTCAATTCTGTTGACAGCAACAAGGTACATGTACTAGGGTTTTATATCATAGTGCAACAAAATATTTGACTGGATTTCACACATATATACCTGTCTCTATACCTTCTCGTATTTACGCACATGACGTCCTGCCCACATAATGATGCATTCCACAGCACTTAATTTCAGAACAGACAAAAGAAACGTCAGTCATGGGATTCTGAAAtctcaattttgtttttgaaataacagtggaaccccaccttttttaagacctttaaaGACCTAattactttttcagattttctgttcataacctaaattatttcttcttgtcgatcacacttcttcttcttctgcgttcgatgttcaCACTAAAAACCAttatttaagactccctccattcttcagacctgattttctcaggtttttggaggtcttataAAGCTCGTGTTCGACTGTACATGTACTTAACAATGAAGCTGTGGTTTGATATGCCTCCTTTTTCATGCTGATTTTGAagaacaaattaaaaaacaagtacCTTTCAGCTGGGGCTTTAAatgtataaaaaataaaaaaaattcatgcACAAATCTCATGTCGGACACACACTGGCTACGATGCATGTATTTCTTGCACATACGGAGCCATTTCTGCGACTTTGGACACTGTCGACAGAAGCCTCTGATTGAAGAAACATGCGGTTTTAGTTGGTGCAAAATTTGAACGAACCTTGCGGTTCTCACTGACTCCCATTTCAAAGCTGAATTTCTACAAGTTCCAGGAAGTATCAGTACGTGATGGCACATTGTAAAACAGAAAACATTTATGGAAAACAGCCATGCAACGCGCATTAAAATACTTTCGACCACAGTGATCGACTGTTTTCGTAGAAAAGGCAAAAATGTTCTCTCTCTTGTGACATTCAATATATGACATAGGGTATCTGAACTCAAGCATAAAgctgatacatgtataaatgaatCTAAGAGCAAACataaaagaagtaaaaacaatgGTGCACATATGTTCTCGCTACTCACTCGTATTTGCAAACAAAGGCGTGGCTCTGTCGGCATGATGCGGGTCTCCATTGACCGTTCTCCGCCACCAGACACTGGAACGTTCCATCCTGCTGGCCTGGAGGGGTGGCAGGTTGACCAGGGGCCCAAGAGGTGAAAGATAGAGCGAGCCAGCTCCCGTGACCATTGGCCCACGACCAGTGACCCATCATGCTGTTACCAGACAGCCACACTGCTTTGTCAGTGGCTGAAAACAGTGATTGGTTTGgtattcgtttttgttttttaatcgtcttttttacctgtgtgtgtatctgggaCCAATACAActctgtttcctttctcagtttacatGGCAATAGCCATGCTTAAAACTAGTTTCATTTAGGTCTACCACAGTCAAAATTTAGAAAGTTCTAAAAAGCTCATGTCTTAAAATTAATGTTCACGTTTCTTTCAGCtgaaaacagagagaaacaagtcTCGTGAAGCGaagttaatacatttagtcaatctgtcgaactcacagaatgaaactgaacgcactgcggCATTTCACGACAAAAGCTTTCCCCAATTACCCGCGGCCGGCTGGCTGATCACTTGacgtgacaagccagtatagcgcagtagcatATTGCGCTtcacaggaaagcgcgcttttctctattctttttaactttctgagcgtgtctatatgttttaggaataaggaaatgatagagaataagatgacaaGCCTCACATCCTACAGCACTCACTGTATAGTCTTCATTTAAGACATCTTACACGTCGTAATTGATGGATGTTATATTCCAAAAGTAATAGCACACTAGGTCCTGTTACTCACTTGACTTGGCTGTGATCCACTGAGATACCGCTTGATTTTCTCCAGAATCGTCAATAGTCAGCAGCTCTGTGTTTGCACTCTTGCAAAATGTCTGCACAAAACAAGTTTTACTTTTCTACAGTGGAACAGAGCCTTCTACGacctttaacctttgccgtgcttcctgggttcacctgtacccagagatacactaaaatcattgtaactctggaaccattaaaggtatcgttttgaaattttaagtatctctcacacacctaatttgctctctgtctgcaaatttttagtgtgtacatgataaaacat from Littorina saxatilis isolate snail1 linkage group LG4, US_GU_Lsax_2.0, whole genome shotgun sequence includes these protein-coding regions:
- the LOC138964486 gene encoding perlucin-like, which produces MQCLFVVVDTSACEMSSLPVFFFVAVCFLFTGGHAERGARQIAGDVFCPPGFQKLLGRNCYGHFTTPSTWTEAWTFCKSANTELLTIDDSGENQAVSQWITAKSTTDKAVWLSGNSMMGHWSWANGHGSWLALSFTSWAPGQPATPPGQQDGTFQCLVAENGQWRPASCRQSHAFVCKYEIDGLVSPDGMIAG